From a single Calothrix sp. NIES-2098 genomic region:
- a CDS encoding glutathione S-transferase domain-containing protein produces MLKLYHQPISVNSRRPWIALLEKELDFELIEMKLDGDQFQPEFIALNPFHHIPVLVDDGFRVVESLAILDYLEAKYSTPALLPKEAKALATVRMVEMVTINELLPGMNPLFRQMIGLDDDLQKIEEAKQKTATVLAFFEELLSDRPFFGSEQLTLADIVAGSSIPWLPQMGVTLNPKLSAWCDRIMQRPSWQTTQPTPETIEAFKSRIKVLMAKNQPQ; encoded by the coding sequence ATGCTAAAACTTTACCACCAGCCCATTTCGGTGAACTCTCGCCGCCCTTGGATTGCTTTGCTGGAAAAAGAACTGGATTTTGAATTGATAGAAATGAAACTGGATGGCGATCAGTTTCAACCAGAGTTTATAGCCCTCAATCCTTTCCATCATATTCCCGTGTTAGTTGATGATGGCTTTAGGGTAGTGGAATCCTTAGCAATTCTGGATTATCTAGAAGCCAAGTACTCCACACCTGCTTTGCTGCCTAAAGAAGCGAAGGCTTTAGCCACGGTGCGGATGGTAGAAATGGTGACGATAAATGAGTTATTACCTGGCATGAATCCACTGTTTCGGCAAATGATTGGCTTGGACGACGATCTGCAGAAGATAGAGGAAGCAAAGCAGAAAACAGCCACTGTACTGGCTTTTTTTGAAGAACTACTAAGCGATCGCCCTTTTTTTGGTAGCGAACAATTAACTCTTGCTGATATTGTTGCTGGTAGTAGCATTCCCTGGCTACCGCAAATGGGAGTAACTTTAAATCCTAAACTCAGTGCTTGGTGCGATCGCATTATGCAACGTCCATCCTGGCAAACTACCCAACCTACCCCAGAGACAATTGAAGCGTTTAAGTCTCGAATAAAAGTTTTAATGGCGAAAAATCAACCCCAATAA
- a CDS encoding alkyl hydroperoxide reductase/ thiol specific antioxidant/ Mal allergen — MSLTYGTEGCLRVGQQAPDFTATAVVDQEFKTIKLSDYRGKYVVLFFYPLDFTFVCPTEITAFSDRYEEFKKINTEILGVSVDSEFSHLAWIQTDRKSGGVGDLNYPLVADIKKEVSAAYNVLDPAAGIALRGLFIIDKDGVIQHSTINNLAFGRSVDETLRTLQAIQYVQSHPDEVCPAGWQPGDKTMNPDPVKSKVYFSAV; from the coding sequence ATGTCCCTCACTTACGGAACAGAAGGATGCCTCCGCGTTGGTCAACAGGCTCCAGACTTTACAGCAACAGCTGTCGTGGATCAGGAATTTAAGACCATCAAACTTTCCGACTATCGCGGTAAGTATGTTGTTCTATTCTTTTATCCCCTAGACTTTACCTTTGTTTGTCCCACTGAGATCACAGCATTTAGCGATCGCTACGAAGAATTCAAGAAAATTAACACCGAAATTCTTGGTGTTTCCGTTGATAGCGAGTTCTCTCACCTAGCTTGGATTCAAACTGACCGCAAATCTGGTGGTGTTGGCGACCTAAATTATCCTCTAGTTGCTGACATTAAGAAAGAAGTGAGTGCAGCTTACAACGTTCTTGACCCAGCAGCAGGTATTGCCCTGCGCGGCTTGTTCATCATCGATAAAGATGGTGTCATCCAGCACTCTACCATTAACAACCTAGCTTTTGGTCGTAGCGTTGATGAAACCCTACGGACATTACAAGCTATTCAGTACGTTCAGTCTCACCCCGACGAAGTTTGCCCAGCTGGTTGGCAACCTGGGGATAAAACCATGAATCCCGATCCGGTGAAATCTAAAGTTTACTTCTCTGCTGTCTAG
- a CDS encoding glycogen debranching enzyme, producing the protein MADLDQREWLLTNGLGSFASGTVSDIRTRTYHGWLFAATNPPSGRTLLLSHLEASLEVQGKVVALGTNYWGSDRIEPTGYELLRCFDINPVPKWIWGEENWQLSRQLIMPYGLVEPKTSKDSSSYSTPHPTLCDRLLIQYRYEGREAAILRLRLLIGDRDFHHQQTASPELHFSQVLLPQQLCLQAIRGDSFGTPWHLRWTDGDYRPDEVWYWDYRLPEETRRGLGDREDLYSPGYLIVTLKPGDVVTLEARVGFPNPQPDTLSCETFTEAIEAEEERLAQIFGWDRGGTGDKESHCVARVPRVVASGVDKEENASWSQSPIWQQLLKASDRFVVYRASIAGPTVIAGYHWFNDWGRDTLIALPGLALVPKRFELAKGLLRTFGHYCRQGLIPNAFPDVGGEPFYNSIDAALLWIETLGLYLEATQDWQFLSEQFPVVQQIHKAFVGGTRYNIHVDATDWLVSWNARNVALTWMDAVVGREPVTPRLGKPVEINALWYSALCWLSQWAEKLSQIQDSNSSERLAKQAQRYAQQAQQVKDSLQKFWNPKLCYLYDTIELDDRRNSQIRPNAVFALSLHHCGFSQAQGRQVLAVATSSLLTPYGLRSLDPGDPQYIGKYQGTPEERDRAYHQGTVWSWLIGPFIRAWQRFHPETPQPFDWQPLLQHFLHDACIGSISEIFDGDAPHKPKGAIAQAWSVAEVIRYLPKSQL; encoded by the coding sequence ATGGCAGATTTAGATCAAAGAGAGTGGTTGCTCACCAATGGCTTAGGTAGTTTTGCCAGTGGTACAGTTTCGGATATCCGTACACGTACTTATCATGGTTGGTTATTTGCCGCTACAAACCCCCCTTCTGGGCGTACCCTGCTGCTTTCGCACTTAGAAGCTAGCCTAGAAGTGCAAGGGAAAGTTGTGGCACTAGGGACGAATTACTGGGGTAGCGATCGAATTGAACCCACTGGCTACGAACTTTTACGCTGTTTTGATATTAACCCAGTTCCCAAATGGATTTGGGGCGAGGAGAACTGGCAACTAAGTAGACAATTAATCATGCCCTATGGTTTGGTAGAGCCAAAGACCAGTAAAGATTCTTCCTCATATTCCACACCCCACCCCACTTTGTGCGATCGCCTTTTGATTCAGTATCGCTACGAAGGTAGGGAAGCAGCAATTTTGCGGCTACGATTGCTGATTGGCGATCGCGACTTTCACCACCAACAAACAGCCTCTCCAGAATTACACTTTTCGCAAGTGCTGTTGCCCCAGCAACTTTGCTTGCAAGCAATAAGAGGGGACAGCTTTGGCACTCCTTGGCATTTACGTTGGACAGATGGAGACTATCGACCTGATGAAGTATGGTACTGGGATTACCGATTACCAGAAGAAACGCGACGGGGATTAGGCGATCGCGAAGACCTCTATAGCCCTGGTTATTTAATAGTTACTCTCAAACCAGGAGATGTCGTAACTTTAGAAGCCAGAGTCGGCTTTCCCAATCCACAGCCAGATACCCTCAGTTGTGAAACTTTTACAGAAGCTATAGAGGCGGAGGAAGAAAGACTTGCCCAGATTTTTGGATGGGATCGGGGGGGGACGGGGGATAAGGAGAGCCACTGCGTTGCGCGGGTTCCCCGCGTTGTAGCAAGTGGCGTAGACAAGGAAGAAAATGCTTCTTGGTCTCAATCTCCAATTTGGCAGCAATTACTGAAAGCTAGCGATCGCTTTGTTGTGTATCGAGCTTCGATTGCCGGGCCGACTGTGATTGCTGGTTATCATTGGTTTAATGATTGGGGGCGCGATACTTTAATTGCCTTACCAGGGTTAGCATTAGTTCCAAAACGCTTTGAACTGGCAAAAGGTCTTTTGCGAACTTTTGGGCATTACTGTCGCCAAGGTCTTATTCCCAATGCATTTCCTGATGTTGGTGGTGAGCCTTTTTACAACAGTATTGATGCAGCACTATTGTGGATAGAAACCCTAGGGCTGTACTTGGAAGCTACCCAAGACTGGCAGTTTTTGTCAGAGCAATTCCCTGTAGTGCAGCAAATTCATAAAGCATTTGTCGGTGGCACTCGCTACAATATTCACGTTGATGCTACCGATTGGCTGGTGAGTTGGAATGCTCGGAACGTAGCTTTAACCTGGATGGATGCGGTAGTTGGACGGGAACCCGTGACTCCTCGCCTCGGTAAGCCAGTGGAAATTAATGCCCTGTGGTATTCTGCCTTGTGTTGGCTGAGTCAGTGGGCAGAAAAATTAAGCCAAATTCAAGATAGTAATTCCTCAGAACGTCTAGCAAAGCAAGCACAGCGTTATGCCCAGCAAGCACAACAGGTAAAAGACTCGCTCCAAAAATTTTGGAATCCCAAACTCTGCTACTTATACGACACCATCGAATTAGACGATCGCCGTAATTCCCAAATTCGCCCCAACGCAGTTTTCGCTCTATCCTTGCATCATTGTGGGTTTTCCCAAGCACAAGGGCGTCAGGTACTTGCAGTAGCAACTTCCAGTTTACTTACCCCCTATGGACTGCGCAGCCTCGATCCAGGCGATCCCCAATATATCGGGAAATACCAAGGTACTCCAGAGGAGCGCGATCGCGCCTACCACCAAGGTACAGTTTGGAGTTGGCTAATTGGCCCCTTTATACGCGCTTGGCAGCGTTTTCATCCAGAAACACCACAGCCTTTTGATTGGCAACCCCTGCTACAACACTTCTTGCATGATGCTTGTATTGGCTCAATTTCTGAGATTTTTGATGGCGATGCACCTCACAAACCCAAAGGCGCGATCGCTCAAGCTTGGTCGGTTGCAGAAGTTATTCGTTATTTACCTAAATCTCAGCTTTAG
- a CDS encoding heat shock protein DnaJ domain-containing protein — MAATDFKDYYSILGVSKTATPEEIKQAFRKLARKFHPDVNPGNKQAEARFKEVNEAYEVLSDPDKRKKYDQFGQYWKHAGEGFPAGGAGVDMGGFDFSQYGSFNDFLNELFGGAGPRSSRQSYSYRTSTGRPGGFGGFNDFGFQDVGAGAGASQDSEATITLSFGEAFSGVQKRFSLGNETIDVRIPAGAKPGTRLRVRGKGQINPMTQQRGDLYLKVEFQPHSFFQMEGDNLVCEVPITPDEATLGASIDVPTPDGSVNVKLPAGVRSGQSLRLRGKGWPLAKGGRGDQLVKVAIVPPKDLSQQEREYYEKIRAIRTYNPRSHLQQVKL; from the coding sequence ATGGCTGCAACCGACTTCAAAGACTATTATTCAATTTTGGGAGTTAGTAAGACTGCCACTCCAGAGGAAATTAAACAAGCTTTTCGTAAATTAGCCCGTAAGTTTCATCCTGATGTCAATCCAGGCAATAAACAGGCAGAGGCGCGTTTCAAAGAAGTAAACGAAGCCTATGAAGTTTTGTCAGATCCAGACAAGCGCAAAAAGTATGACCAATTTGGTCAATATTGGAAACACGCTGGTGAAGGTTTCCCGGCGGGTGGGGCTGGGGTTGATATGGGTGGCTTTGACTTCAGCCAATACGGCAGCTTTAATGATTTCCTCAATGAGTTGTTTGGTGGTGCTGGCCCTCGCAGCAGTCGCCAAAGCTATTCTTATCGTACTTCCACAGGTAGACCTGGCGGTTTTGGCGGGTTCAATGATTTTGGTTTTCAGGATGTAGGTGCGGGTGCAGGTGCTAGCCAAGATAGCGAAGCTACGATTACTCTTAGTTTTGGCGAAGCATTTTCTGGCGTGCAAAAGCGCTTCAGCTTAGGCAATGAAACAATTGATGTGCGTATCCCCGCTGGTGCGAAACCTGGTACTCGTCTGCGCGTGCGAGGCAAAGGTCAAATCAACCCTATGACCCAACAACGGGGTGACTTGTACTTAAAGGTAGAATTTCAGCCCCACTCATTCTTCCAAATGGAAGGTGATAATCTGGTTTGCGAAGTACCGATTACACCCGATGAAGCTACATTAGGAGCTTCAATTGATGTTCCCACGCCTGATGGTTCGGTGAACGTCAAGTTACCTGCGGGAGTACGTTCTGGTCAATCCTTGCGTTTGCGTGGCAAAGGTTGGCCTCTAGCTAAGGGTGGACGTGGCGATCAGTTGGTGAAGGTGGCGATTGTTCCACCAAAAGACCTTAGCCAACAAGAACGGGAATATTATGAAAAAATCCGAGCTATACGCACCTATAATCCCCGCAGTCATTTGCAACAGGTCAAGCTGTAA
- a CDS encoding glutathione S-transferase domain-containing protein, with protein sequence MLKLYHSPMSPNSRRVWITLLEKGLEFELVEVKLDGEQFKPEFLAMNPFHHIPVLEDEGFHIVESIAILDYLEAKYPTPAMLPKDAKDLAIARMVQMVTINELLSAIMPLTPQMLGFPGGDPEKIEQAQQKALTVLNFFESLLDDRPYFGSDRITLAEPVAGTLIPWLPKGGVSLKDYPKLSAWCHRLLARPSWQATEVPLEMLKARMAARMAQQKAS encoded by the coding sequence ATGCTGAAACTTTATCATTCTCCAATGTCTCCTAACTCCCGCCGAGTCTGGATTACACTGCTAGAAAAAGGATTGGAATTTGAACTAGTAGAAGTAAAACTGGATGGAGAACAGTTTAAACCTGAGTTTTTGGCAATGAATCCTTTTCATCACATTCCAGTTTTAGAAGATGAAGGTTTTCATATAGTAGAATCGATAGCTATTTTGGACTATCTAGAAGCAAAGTATCCTACGCCTGCAATGCTGCCTAAAGATGCCAAGGATTTAGCGATCGCGCGAATGGTACAAATGGTCACGATCAATGAGTTGTTATCGGCCATTATGCCTTTGACTCCGCAAATGCTAGGCTTTCCTGGCGGCGATCCAGAAAAGATTGAGCAAGCACAGCAGAAAGCATTAACAGTGCTGAACTTTTTTGAGAGTTTACTAGACGATCGCCCTTACTTTGGTAGCGATCGCATCACTTTAGCTGAACCTGTTGCTGGAACCTTAATACCCTGGTTGCCAAAAGGAGGTGTCTCCTTAAAAGATTATCCAAAACTCAGTGCTTGGTGTCATCGCTTACTCGCACGACCATCATGGCAAGCTACGGAAGTGCCTCTAGAAATGCTCAAGGCTCGCATGGCCGCCAGAATGGCACAGCAAAAAGCAAGTTGA
- a CDS encoding RNA methyltransferase — protein sequence MTNTIWQQGELIEIAIADLSDTGDGVGRYNDRVVFVPDTVPGDRVEVRLVHVKPKYAHGKLQQLLQPSPHRQRPSCIVADKCGGCQWQHINYEFQLQAKHNQVIQALERIGGFIQPPVDPVLAPTSPLGYRNKATYPLHKSSTGQVQAGYYQKASHQLINLNQCPVQDSRLNPLLAEVKQDIQKRGWQIYNEQRHQGQIRHLGLRIGRRTGEILLTLVVKDWNLPEIETQAQEWLQRYPQLVGVSLNRNPARTNAIFGSETRCIAGMPYLREKFAGLEFQVLPDTFFQVYTETAEALLEVIQSELNLQGYEVLVDAYCGIGTLTLPLAKKVRQATGLEVQPEAVKQAILNAQRNGINNVTFQTGAVEKLLPQMENVPDVVLLDPPRKGCDRSVMETLRQVKPSQIVYVSCKVATLARDLKLLCQDKLYTLKRIQPADFFPQTAHVEAAAFLVLSHLDGGSATLTKTQI from the coding sequence ATGACAAATACAATTTGGCAACAGGGTGAACTAATTGAAATAGCGATCGCGGATTTGAGCGATACAGGCGATGGTGTAGGACGGTATAACGATCGCGTCGTTTTTGTACCGGATACTGTACCAGGCGATCGCGTTGAAGTTCGCTTGGTACACGTGAAACCGAAATACGCTCACGGCAAACTTCAGCAACTATTGCAACCATCGCCCCATCGCCAACGGCCAAGTTGCATTGTGGCTGATAAGTGTGGTGGTTGCCAATGGCAGCATATTAACTATGAATTCCAACTACAAGCCAAGCACAATCAAGTTATCCAAGCTTTAGAACGTATTGGCGGTTTTATCCAACCACCAGTAGACCCCGTACTAGCTCCTACTTCACCTTTGGGCTATCGGAACAAAGCTACATATCCCCTTCACAAATCTTCAACAGGGCAGGTACAAGCTGGTTACTACCAAAAAGCCAGCCATCAATTAATTAACTTGAATCAATGCCCAGTGCAAGACTCCAGATTAAATCCTCTACTTGCAGAGGTGAAACAGGATATTCAAAAGCGGGGTTGGCAAATTTATAACGAACAGCGTCACCAAGGGCAAATTCGTCATCTGGGTTTACGCATCGGACGCCGCACAGGAGAAATATTGTTGACTCTAGTTGTTAAGGACTGGAATTTACCAGAAATTGAAACCCAAGCCCAAGAGTGGTTACAACGCTATCCCCAATTGGTCGGAGTATCATTAAATCGCAACCCTGCTCGTACAAATGCAATCTTTGGCAGCGAAACTCGTTGTATTGCTGGTATGCCATACTTGCGAGAAAAATTTGCGGGATTGGAATTTCAGGTACTTCCGGATACGTTTTTTCAGGTTTATACTGAAACAGCGGAGGCACTTTTAGAAGTGATTCAGTCAGAACTGAATCTTCAAGGGTATGAGGTGTTGGTTGATGCCTACTGCGGTATAGGAACTTTAACGTTGCCTTTGGCAAAAAAAGTACGACAAGCTACTGGGCTCGAAGTACAACCAGAGGCAGTAAAACAAGCAATTTTAAATGCTCAACGTAATGGAATTAATAATGTTACTTTCCAAACTGGGGCAGTAGAAAAATTGTTGCCACAGATGGAAAATGTACCAGATGTGGTATTACTCGATCCGCCACGCAAAGGGTGCGATCGCTCTGTTATGGAAACTTTACGGCAAGTGAAACCATCTCAGATTGTTTACGTCAGCTGTAAAGTTGCCACCCTCGCTCGTGACTTGAAATTGCTTTGCCAAGATAAGCTCTATACGCTCAAACGCATACAACCAGCCGATTTTTTCCCCCAAACTGCTCACGTAGAAGCAGCCGCATTTCTTGTGTTGTCACACCTAGACGGGGGGAGTGCCACCTTGACAAAAACTCAAATTTGA
- a CDS encoding putative thiol-specific antioxidant protein, producing the protein MLTSTDFSGLLNERFFRNFLPIPAITQLRLDVGTPDFQLPDITNGSLVKLSNYRGKQPVLLAFTRIFTEKQYCPFCYPHIKSLNENYEQFKERGIEVLMITSTDEKQTQIVVRDLGLKMPLLSDPSCRLFRKYRVGQALGAPLPAQFVLDKDGKLRYFHLFSFLDHNASVEILLEKFDLLAK; encoded by the coding sequence ATGCTAACTTCAACAGATTTTAGCGGCTTATTAAACGAGCGTTTCTTCCGCAATTTCTTGCCAATTCCAGCTATAACTCAGTTAAGGCTGGATGTGGGAACACCAGATTTTCAATTACCAGATATTACCAATGGCAGTTTGGTGAAGTTATCAAATTATAGAGGTAAGCAACCAGTTTTACTTGCTTTTACACGGATATTTACAGAAAAGCAATATTGTCCATTTTGCTATCCTCACATCAAATCTTTGAATGAGAACTACGAGCAATTTAAAGAGCGTGGTATAGAAGTTTTGATGATTACTAGCACTGACGAAAAGCAAACCCAAATAGTTGTGAGAGATTTAGGCTTAAAAATGCCTTTATTAAGTGACCCTAGCTGTCGATTATTTCGTAAATATCGAGTAGGCCAAGCTTTAGGAGCGCCTTTACCAGCACAGTTTGTATTAGATAAAGACGGCAAACTTCGCTACTTTCATTTATTTTCTTTTTTGGATCATAATGCCAGTGTTGAGATTTTATTAGAAAAATTTGATTTATTAGCGAAGTAG
- a CDS encoding inositol monophosphatase, protein MHSSDEINLQKAESMKDLQEILAIARQVGWGAADILRSYYRGTVKDSNLEVQYKQNEPVTVADIATSQYILDRLQAALGNEDFTYISEETYQSQLNRHNSSWVWIIDPLDGTRDFIDKTGDYAIHIALIKETRPVLAVVAIPEAEKLYYATKGGGTFVETRNASVALKMSLGLDKKRLEDLTLVVSRSHRNQRLNYLLQNLPCKNQKAVGSVGCKVAAIVEQQADVYISLSGKSAPKDWDIAAPELILTEAGGNFTHFDGSPLYYNTDDINQWGGLLASNGQYHEILCKEAENILAQFPNS, encoded by the coding sequence ATGCACAGCAGTGATGAGATAAACTTACAGAAAGCTGAATCAATGAAAGATTTACAAGAAATTTTAGCGATCGCTCGTCAGGTAGGATGGGGAGCAGCAGATATACTCCGGTCTTATTATCGCGGCACTGTTAAAGACTCTAATCTCGAAGTGCAATATAAACAAAATGAGCCTGTCACCGTTGCAGATATAGCTACCAGTCAATACATTTTAGATCGGCTACAAGCAGCTTTAGGTAATGAAGATTTTACTTATATCAGTGAAGAAACCTATCAATCACAATTAAATCGCCATAATTCTAGCTGGGTATGGATTATCGACCCTTTAGATGGCACGCGAGATTTTATCGATAAAACCGGAGATTATGCAATTCATATTGCTTTAATCAAAGAAACACGCCCAGTACTTGCTGTTGTAGCAATACCAGAGGCAGAAAAGTTGTATTATGCTACTAAAGGCGGGGGTACATTTGTCGAAACCCGTAATGCTTCTGTTGCCTTAAAAATGTCATTAGGTTTAGATAAAAAGCGCCTTGAAGATTTAACTTTAGTAGTTAGTCGCTCTCATCGCAATCAAAGATTAAATTACCTGCTGCAAAATTTACCTTGTAAAAATCAAAAAGCGGTTGGGAGTGTAGGTTGCAAAGTCGCAGCTATTGTTGAGCAACAAGCAGATGTATATATTTCTCTTTCTGGTAAATCTGCTCCTAAAGATTGGGACATAGCAGCACCAGAACTAATTTTGACAGAAGCTGGTGGTAATTTCACACACTTTGATGGCTCACCTTTGTATTACAACACCGATGATATCAATCAATGGGGGGGATTGCTTGCTAGTAACGGTCAGTATCACGAAATTTTGTGCAAAGAAGCAGAAAATATTTTAGCTCAATTCCCTAATAGCTAA
- the glgC gene encoding glucose-1-phosphate adenylyltransferase, with protein sequence MKKVLAIILGGGAGTRLYPLTKLRAKPAVPVAGKYRLIDIPVSNCINSEIFKIYVLTQFNSASLNRHIARAYNFSGFSEGFVEVLAAQQTPENPNWFQGTADAVRQYIWLLEEWDAEEYLILSGDHLYRMDYREFIQRHRETGADITLSVIPIDDRRASDFGLMKIDESGRVVDFSEKPKGEALAQMRVDTTILGLNPEQAQLQPYIASMGIYVFKKDVLIKLLRESIESTDFGKEIIPDAAKDYNVQAYLFDGYWEDIGTIEAFYNANLALTQQPQPPFSFYDEKAPIYTRARYLPPTKLLDCNITQSIIGEGCILKNCRIEHSVLGVRSRIESGSIIEESLIMGADYYQPSVERQCNLFKDEVSVGICADTIVRRAIIDKNARIGRDVKIINKDNVQEADRESQGFYIRSGIVVVLKNAVIPDGTII encoded by the coding sequence GTGAAAAAAGTTTTAGCAATCATTCTCGGTGGTGGTGCAGGTACTCGCCTTTACCCGTTAACTAAACTACGGGCAAAACCAGCCGTACCAGTTGCAGGGAAGTACCGCTTAATCGATATCCCTGTCAGCAACTGCATAAATTCGGAAATATTTAAAATCTACGTCCTGACACAATTCAACTCAGCGTCCCTGAATCGCCACATTGCGCGTGCCTACAACTTTAGTGGCTTCAGCGAAGGCTTTGTTGAAGTCTTAGCGGCACAGCAAACCCCAGAAAACCCCAATTGGTTCCAAGGTACAGCTGATGCTGTGCGTCAGTATATCTGGCTGTTGGAAGAATGGGATGCAGAGGAATACTTGATCCTCTCAGGAGATCACCTTTATCGGATGGATTACCGCGAGTTTATCCAACGCCATAGAGAAACAGGTGCGGATATTACTCTTTCAGTTATTCCCATTGACGATCGCCGCGCCTCAGATTTTGGCTTGATGAAAATTGATGAATCCGGTAGGGTGGTCGACTTTAGCGAAAAACCCAAAGGTGAAGCTTTAGCGCAAATGCGCGTCGATACTACAATCCTCGGATTGAATCCAGAACAAGCTCAACTCCAACCCTACATCGCTTCGATGGGGATTTATGTCTTTAAGAAAGATGTTTTGATCAAGTTATTGCGAGAATCCATAGAAAGTACGGATTTTGGTAAAGAGATCATTCCCGATGCTGCTAAAGATTACAACGTTCAAGCTTACTTATTTGATGGTTATTGGGAAGATATTGGAACCATCGAAGCGTTTTATAATGCCAACTTGGCGCTGACTCAGCAACCCCAACCGCCCTTTAGTTTCTATGATGAAAAAGCGCCAATTTATACCCGCGCTCGTTACTTGCCTCCCACGAAGTTGTTAGACTGTAATATCACACAATCAATCATCGGTGAAGGTTGTATTCTGAAAAATTGTCGCATTGAACACTCAGTGTTGGGAGTGCGATCGCGCATTGAATCTGGTAGCATCATCGAAGAATCCCTAATTATGGGTGCCGACTATTACCAACCTTCTGTGGAACGTCAATGTAACTTGTTCAAAGATGAGGTTTCCGTCGGTATCTGTGCAGATACCATTGTTCGCCGTGCGATTATTGATAAAAACGCCCGCATCGGTCGAGATGTCAAAATTATCAATAAAGACAACGTACAAGAAGCCGATCGCGAAAGTCAGGGCTTTTACATCCGCAGTGGTATTGTAGTCGTGTTAAAAAATGCTGTCATTCCCGATGGGACAATTATTTAG
- a CDS encoding phycobilisome protein produces the protein MTVISQVILQADDELRYPSSGELKSIQAFMQTGAKRTRIAATLAENEKKIVQEATKQLWQKRPDFISPGGNAYGERQRSLCIRDFGWYLRLITYGVLAGDKEPIEKIGLIGVREMYNSLGVPVPGMVEAINSLKKASLDLLSGEDAAEAAPYFDYIIQAMS, from the coding sequence ATGACTGTAATTAGCCAAGTTATTCTCCAAGCCGACGATGAACTGCGTTATCCCAGCAGTGGTGAACTGAAAAGTATCCAAGCTTTTATGCAAACCGGCGCAAAGCGGACACGGATTGCTGCCACCCTAGCTGAGAATGAAAAAAAGATTGTTCAGGAAGCAACCAAACAATTGTGGCAGAAGCGTCCTGACTTCATCTCTCCTGGTGGTAACGCTTACGGCGAACGTCAGCGTTCTCTATGTATTCGTGACTTTGGCTGGTATTTGCGCCTGATTACCTACGGCGTACTTGCTGGCGACAAAGAGCCAATTGAAAAAATTGGTTTGATTGGTGTGCGGGAAATGTACAATTCACTGGGCGTTCCCGTACCTGGAATGGTAGAAGCTATCAATTCCTTGAAAAAAGCCTCCCTTGACTTACTGAGTGGAGAAGACGCTGCTGAAGCAGCACCATACTTTGATTACATTATTCAAGCAATGTCTTGA
- a CDS encoding putative sugar kinase: MTNKKFYRGLFVGLVTLDFIYLAESAPQNNQKLVATDYTVAAGGPATNAAVTFSYLGNQSTVLGVVGSHPITQLIRTDLENYTVAIADLDPHTTTSVPVSSIIVTQSTGERAVVSINAVKTQASSASVPSDILQNIDIVLIDGHQMEVGIAIAQMAKAKNISIVIDGGSWKPGFEKLLPFVDYAICSSNFYPPNCHTAAEVFAYLSSLAIPHIAITHGEQPIAYLSCGNTGIVDVPTISAVDTLGAGDIFHGAFCHYILQESFTDTLAQAAKVAAKACQYFGTRRWMDAQQ; encoded by the coding sequence ATGACCAATAAAAAATTCTATCGAGGTTTATTTGTAGGTTTAGTAACTTTAGATTTTATTTATCTAGCTGAGTCTGCCCCACAAAATAATCAGAAGCTAGTAGCAACTGACTATACTGTAGCCGCAGGTGGCCCGGCGACGAATGCGGCTGTCACCTTTAGTTATTTAGGAAACCAAAGCACAGTTTTGGGTGTAGTTGGTTCTCACCCAATAACGCAACTAATTCGTACAGATTTAGAAAATTACACAGTAGCGATCGCAGATCTTGACCCTCACACTACAACATCTGTACCAGTCTCTTCGATTATTGTTACCCAATCTACAGGCGAAAGGGCTGTAGTTTCGATTAATGCAGTCAAAACTCAAGCTAGTAGTGCATCTGTGCCCTCAGATATTTTGCAAAATATTGATATAGTGCTGATTGATGGTCATCAAATGGAAGTTGGGATAGCGATCGCGCAAATGGCTAAAGCTAAAAATATCTCAATTGTCATCGATGGTGGTAGTTGGAAGCCTGGTTTTGAGAAACTCTTACCTTTTGTAGATTACGCTATTTGTTCTAGTAATTTTTATCCCCCCAACTGTCACACAGCAGCAGAAGTGTTTGCCTATCTGAGTTCTCTAGCAATTCCCCACATCGCCATTACTCACGGAGAACAGCCAATTGCATACTTAAGTTGTGGTAATACTGGTATTGTAGATGTGCCGACCATTTCCGCAGTTGATACACTGGGGGCTGGAGATATTTTTCACGGTGCCTTTTGCCATTACATTTTACAAGAAAGCTTCACTGATACCTTGGCTCAAGCAGCTAAAGTAGCTGCTAAAGCTTGCCAATATTTCGGCACTCGCCGTTGGATGGATGCACAGCAGTGA